The Penicillium oxalicum strain HP7-1 chromosome VI, whole genome shotgun sequence genome window below encodes:
- a CDS encoding Sterol 3-beta-glucosyltransferase codes for MSKLPSSGGAAAPSEAPPAYTPYLDPQLTAESANAHTDGRIDVHLDSKLARSLARIADQQREDIFLAPSQSEDQVFAIDLKLNIVIQIVGSRGDVQPFIALGNALQAHGHRVRIATHNVFENFVKESHLEFFPIGGDPAQLMAYMVKNPGLIPQMKTLRDGEIKKKQVMVGQMLEGCWRSCIEDDPTTQEPFVADAIIANPPSFAHIHCAQALGIPVHLMFTMPWSSTRAFPHPLANLMNGSMENPGTANWVSYAIVEWLTWQGLGDVINRFRSSIDLAPVPRTEGPCLAEALEIPMTYCWSPALVPRPTDWPAHIDVCGFFFSDPPSYTPPPDLAHFLDSGPTPVYIGFGSIVVEDPQKLIDTVLKAVSRAGVRAIVSKGWSELAGPPDSNIFYIGDCPHGWLFDHVAAVVHHGGAGTTACGLLNGRPTAIVPFFGDQPFWGDMVASAGAGPEPIPHAALNPLNLAEAICFCLRPEARAAAQDIAIRMKSESGVATAVNSFHRNLPLDRMRCNLIPGQPAAWAYTKKKQTLTLSKAAMNVLIEYKRINAKDVKCFALNPIIIENRRWDPLTGVLSAAMSTGSNMLVSTGEMFYNPYKEFKTSQLQRQPQGSPSDQQLSLATKRSNSNGFETAAKMAGAGLQGFGKFTATYFRGILVDIPYAAAEGFRRAPQLAGETPKDYGNVHDWKSGAVVGGKNFVGGMTSGLTGLFKHPAKGFLEEGPAGAMKGLGKGVMGLATHMPSAGIGLVAYPFQGISRSIEAAFRTKTPKAIVHARLREGYALTEQIQLPKEAKDEIVRVFDVLLASIK; via the exons ATGAGCAAGCTACCATCTTCGGGCGGCGCAGCGGCCCCGTCTGAAGCTCCCCCAGCATACACACCATACCTTGACCCTCAATTGACTGCAGAGTCTGCCAATGCACACA CCGATGGTCGTATCGATGTCCATCTCGATTCCAAGCTTGCCAGATCCCTGGCCAGAATTGCCGACCAGCAGCGAGAGGACATCTTTCTGGCCCCAAGCCAGTCTGAGGATCAGGTCTTCGCGATCGACCTCAAACTCAACATCGTTATTCAAATAGTGGGAAGCCGTGGAGACGTGCAGCCTTTTATCGCTCTTGGGAATGCCTTGCAAGCCCATGGTCATCGGGTCCGCATCGCAACGCACAATGTCTTTGAGAACTTTGTCAAAGAGTCACATCTGGAGTTCTTTCCAATTGGGGGAGACCCGGCCCAACTCATGGCCTACATGGTCAAGAATCCGGGTTTGATCCCGCAGATGAAGACTTTGCGCGATGgagaaatcaagaaaaagcagGTCATGGTTGGCCAGATGCTTGAGGGCTGCTGGAGATCATGTATAGAAGACGACCCCACCACGCAAGAGCCGTTTGTGGCGGACGCTATCATTGCCAACCCGCCGAGTTTTGCACACATTCACTGTGCACAGGCTTTGGGTATCCCCGTTCATCTCATGTTCACCATGCCCTGGAGTAGCACCAGAGCGTTCCCGCATCCACTGGCCAATCTGATGAACGGATCCATGGAAAATCCAGGGACCGCGAATTGGGTTTCTTACGCCATTGTGGAATGGCTGACATGGCAAGG ATTAGGAGATGTGATCAATCGCTTCCGGTCCTCTATAGATTTGGCACCCGTTCCCCGGACGGAGGGGCCTTGTCTGGCTGAAGCTCTGGAGATCCCCATGACCTACTGTTGGTCGCCTGCATTAGTCCCTAGGCCCACAGACTGGCCCGCTCATATTG ATGTTTgcggcttcttcttctctgaCCCACCCTCATATACACCACCGCCCGATTTGGCCCACTTTCTCGATTCTGGCCCTACCCCAGTCTATATCGGATTTGGCAGTATCGTTGTTGAAGATCCTCAGAAGTTAATCGACACTGTCTTGAAGGCTGTCTCCAGGGCCGGTGTGCGCGCCATCGTTTCAAAAGGATGGAGCGAACTAGCCGGGCCCCCTGATTCGAATATCTTCTACATAGGCGATTGTCCCCATGGGTGGCTCTTCGATCATGTGGCCGCCGTGGTTCATCATGGAGGTGCCGGTACAACTGCATGTGGGTTGCTAAACGGGCGACCGACGGCCATCGTTCCCTTCTTCGGCGA CCAACCATTCTGGGGTGACATGGTCGCCAGCGCAGGCGCTGGTCCCGAACCGATTCCCCACGCCGCGCTAAACCCTCTCAATTTGGCCGAAGCAATCTGCTTTTGCCTCAGACCAGAGGCAAGAGCCGCAGCACAGGATATTGCTATCAGGATGAAATCAGAATCGGGAGTCGCGACGGCAGTGAATTCCTTCCACCGTAATCTGCCGCTGGATAGAATGCGATGCAACCTCATTCCAGGACAACCTGCCGCATGGGCgtacacaaaaaaaaagcagactCTGACCCTTTCCAAAGCGGCCATGAATGTATTGATTGAATACAAGCGAATCAACGCTAAAGATGTCAAATG CTTTGCTCTAAATCCAATCATCATCGAGAACCGCCGCTGGGATCCCTTGACCGGCGTCTTATCAGCCGCCATGTCCACGGGTTCAAATATGCTAGTCTCAACCGGCGAGATGTTCTACAACCCTTACAAAGAGTTTAAAACCAGTCAATTGCAGAGACAGCCCCAAGGAAGCCCTTCTGATCAGCAGCTGTCTCTTGCGACGAAGCGATCCAATAGTAATGGGTTCGAAACCGCAGCGAAGATGGCAGGAGCAGGCTTACAAGGATTTGGCAAGTTCACCGCGACGTATTTCCGAGGCATCCTTGTAGATATTCCTTACGCCGCTGCGGAGGGATTTCGGCGCGCCCCCCAACTAGCCGGCGAGACGCCCAAGGACTACGGCAATGTTCATGATTGGAAATCAGGAGCGGTCGTTGGCGGGAAGAACTTTGTCGGTGGTATGACGTCGGGACTCACGGGGCTATTCAAACACCCCGCGAAGGGATTCCTAGAGGAAGGCCCAGCAGGAGCTATGAAGGGTCTCGGGAAAGGTGTCATGGGTTTGGCCACGCACATGCCTTCAG CTGGTATTGGGCTAGTAGCTTATCCCTTTCAAGGCATCTCTCGAAGCATTGAAGCTGCATTTCGGACAAAAACACCCAAGGCGATTGTACACGCCAGGCTTCGAGAAGGCTACGCCCTCACAGAGCAAATACAGCTTCCCAAAGAAGCGAAAGATGAGATTGTACGAGTTTTCGATGTGCTCCTAGCTAGCATCAAGTAA